The following are from one region of the Paenibacillus bovis genome:
- a CDS encoding MFS transporter, translated as MATNLSPGNDPTVASLLRNRAYRTLITAQLISNLGDWLHLLALLTLVGIKWQATPMQITWVTLCAVVPMLLGGPFAGALADRLNRKWLMIISDVLRAVLVFGLIFADQLWQVYIILVLKGLFDVLFSPAKSGKIKEVVPQEHLQQAVSISSFIEQGSKIAGPALGGLLLAAVGIHWCFVIDAFTFLLSGIILLALPGHALFDTVDEEDAAKTQERQRSFLSDTAAGLRYLVRIPVIAYGTLLLCLVLLVLQLADSQTIILLRQIPDINEDLLGWCITASGIGTLLAALLCAKIKTSHLLQMSLGAALMGIVFGLVGPFAGMLHAGWHTTFILTASFLLAGVGAGFTFIPFQVMLQEQTPVHMTGRVFGTVNSLTSASSVAGPLLGGILVTASGVIPAFVLTGASLVVMSLAILCIKKWIDIRQSKQSIPAAIHQPLK; from the coding sequence GTGGCAACCAATCTATCTCCCGGCAATGATCCGACGGTAGCTTCACTGCTGCGCAACCGGGCTTACCGGACACTTATTACCGCACAATTAATTTCCAATCTGGGCGATTGGCTGCATCTGCTTGCTCTGCTGACACTGGTCGGTATCAAATGGCAGGCTACCCCCATGCAGATTACCTGGGTTACCCTGTGCGCTGTTGTGCCAATGCTGCTCGGCGGGCCTTTTGCCGGAGCACTTGCGGATCGGCTGAATCGTAAATGGCTGATGATTATCTCGGATGTACTGCGCGCAGTACTTGTATTCGGTCTTATTTTCGCCGATCAGCTGTGGCAGGTGTATATCATTCTCGTACTCAAAGGGTTATTCGATGTACTGTTCTCGCCGGCCAAAAGTGGCAAGATCAAGGAAGTCGTACCGCAGGAGCATCTACAGCAGGCAGTCTCGATCAGTTCCTTTATTGAACAGGGCAGCAAAATCGCCGGTCCCGCTCTCGGAGGACTGCTGCTTGCCGCCGTTGGGATTCACTGGTGTTTTGTGATCGATGCGTTTACGTTCTTGTTGTCGGGAATTATCCTGCTGGCACTTCCTGGTCACGCTCTGTTCGATACAGTGGATGAAGAAGATGCGGCAAAAACGCAGGAACGCCAGCGCTCGTTTCTCTCGGATACAGCAGCCGGCCTTCGCTATCTGGTTCGCATCCCTGTTATCGCCTACGGAACATTGCTGCTCTGTCTGGTGCTGCTTGTTCTTCAGTTGGCCGATTCACAGACTATTATCCTGCTGCGACAGATTCCGGATATTAACGAAGATCTGCTGGGCTGGTGTATTACAGCGAGCGGTATAGGAACACTGCTGGCTGCCCTGCTATGTGCAAAGATCAAAACCTCCCATCTGCTGCAGATGAGTCTGGGTGCTGCATTAATGGGCATTGTGTTTGGACTGGTTGGGCCGTTTGCCGGTATGCTGCATGCCGGATGGCATACGACGTTTATACTGACAGCTTCCTTCCTGCTGGCAGGAGTAGGAGCCGGATTTACCTTTATTCCATTCCAGGTTATGCTACAGGAACAGACCCCTGTACATATGACCGGTCGTGTATTCGGTACGGTAAACAGCCTGACTTCTGCCAGTTCAGTAGCCGGGCCCCTGCTCGGTGGTATTCTCGTCACTGCTTCCGGCGTTATACCGGCATTTGTGCTGACCGGTGCTTCACTCGTCGTTATGAGTCTGGCTATTTTATGTATCAAAAAGTGGATTGATATCAGACAGTCCAAGCAGTCTATACCGGCTGCTATCCATCAGCCGCTCAAATAA
- the rpsN gene encoding 30S ribosomal protein S14, with protein MAKKSKVIRQQQREALVAKYAEKRRQLKEAGNYEALSKLPRDSSPTRLHSRCQITGRPRGYLSKFKMSRIMFRELAHKGQIPGVTKSSW; from the coding sequence ATGGCCAAAAAGTCCAAAGTGATTCGCCAGCAGCAGCGTGAAGCGCTGGTAGCCAAATATGCAGAGAAACGTCGTCAGCTCAAAGAAGCAGGAAATTATGAAGCACTAAGCAAACTGCCGCGAGATTCATCGCCGACACGTCTGCACAGCCGCTGTCAGATTACCGGTCGCCCGAGAGGATACTTGAGCAAATTCAAAATGTCACGGATCATGTTCCGCGAGCTGGCCCATAAAGGACAAATCCCGGGCGTAACCAAATCCAGCTGGTAA
- a CDS encoding carboxylesterase family protein — protein sequence MKKSSWFTGIVVLILLFSMTGTAGAATSSRSTGGDSDMYSYSSSTKQHTLQGWYNGIQSGNGNVLSWLGIPYAQAPVDELRWRAPQPLAASPEQSHDANRLPPVCLQLANGQVTGSEDCLYLNIYRPHQQTDNLPVLVFLHGGGNVTGSGASLEAKSLATSTNSVVVTVNYRLGLLGWMNNPAIHTGRAAEDSGNFALLDQIQALQWVQQNIHSFGGDADNVTLAGQSAGARDVLVLTISPLAKGLFAKVMPLSGGMTTSTPAQGQAYSNRKLAAVLVSAGKVSTEKEGLQYLQQTDSRELQQTLRALDGKLLVQAVGSVMIRMSEFPHLFADGKVLPAEGFDVIGKGSYNRVPMLIGSMENEFNGFAAYDPVFMNSFTKNTWDKATEKQFWQATAYGSRLYSSFNADQVADKYSQDKSARPIYAYRFAWGNSVNDLKAPAKYVAATHGVDLDFLSGNFAGSSFAAMFPNQFYKSDNEAGRIQLMHQYRAYIKSFLHNGTTNSREQMKWPTWQQSGQLFWFDASNTKAQLRLIKGTPDYNVLQKQIRSSLTAEASATVWDKVLKGRFFIQPQY from the coding sequence ATGAAGAAAAGCAGCTGGTTTACAGGTATCGTCGTACTCATACTGCTGTTTAGTATGACAGGAACAGCAGGGGCAGCTACGTCATCCCGTAGTACAGGAGGTGATTCGGATATGTATTCCTATTCGTCCAGTACGAAGCAGCATACGCTACAAGGATGGTATAACGGAATCCAGTCGGGTAATGGTAATGTACTGTCATGGCTTGGTATTCCTTATGCTCAGGCGCCGGTGGATGAATTACGATGGCGCGCGCCACAACCGCTAGCAGCTTCGCCGGAACAATCCCATGATGCGAACCGGCTGCCACCAGTGTGTCTCCAGCTCGCTAATGGTCAGGTAACTGGCAGCGAAGACTGCCTGTATCTGAATATATATCGTCCTCATCAGCAGACAGACAATCTGCCTGTACTGGTCTTCCTGCATGGTGGAGGCAATGTTACAGGCAGCGGAGCTTCACTGGAAGCCAAGTCGCTGGCAACAAGCACCAACTCGGTTGTTGTGACAGTCAATTACCGGTTGGGTCTGCTGGGATGGATGAATAATCCGGCAATTCATACCGGTCGTGCTGCTGAAGACTCGGGTAACTTTGCCCTGCTGGATCAGATTCAGGCTCTTCAATGGGTGCAGCAGAATATTCACAGCTTTGGCGGCGATGCGGACAATGTAACACTGGCCGGTCAATCAGCAGGCGCCCGTGATGTGCTGGTACTGACGATCTCGCCGCTTGCCAAAGGATTGTTTGCCAAAGTTATGCCGCTGAGTGGAGGAATGACCACTTCGACCCCGGCACAAGGCCAAGCGTATTCCAATCGCAAACTGGCCGCTGTACTCGTATCTGCTGGCAAAGTATCTACCGAAAAGGAAGGCTTGCAGTATTTACAGCAGACCGATTCCAGAGAACTTCAGCAGACACTGCGCGCTCTGGATGGCAAGCTGCTCGTTCAGGCCGTTGGCAGTGTCATGATCCGTATGTCCGAATTCCCGCATTTGTTCGCAGACGGCAAAGTGCTGCCGGCAGAAGGATTCGATGTGATCGGCAAAGGCAGCTATAATCGTGTACCGATGCTGATCGGCAGTATGGAGAATGAATTTAATGGATTTGCAGCTTATGATCCTGTGTTTATGAACAGCTTTACCAAGAATACATGGGATAAGGCTACCGAAAAGCAGTTCTGGCAGGCGACCGCTTATGGCAGCCGGCTGTATTCATCTTTTAATGCCGACCAGGTGGCGGACAAATACAGTCAGGATAAGAGCGCACGCCCTATTTATGCCTACCGTTTTGCCTGGGGCAACAGTGTGAATGATCTGAAGGCACCAGCCAAATATGTAGCTGCCACACATGGAGTTGATTTGGATTTCCTGAGTGGTAACTTTGCCGGCAGCAGCTTTGCCGCGATGTTCCCGAATCAATTTTACAAATCAGATAATGAAGCTGGACGTATCCAGTTAATGCATCAATATCGCGCTTATATCAAGAGTTTCCTTCATAATGGCACTACCAATAGTAGGGAACAGATGAAATGGCCAACCTGGCAGCAATCCGGTCAGCTGTTCTGGTTTGATGCTAGCAATACCAAAGCACAGTTGCGCTTGATCAAAGGTACACCGGATTATAATGTGCTGCAAAAGCAGATCCGTTCCTCGCTGACAGCAGAAGCTTCTGCAACCGTATGGGACAAAGTACTGAAAGGACGCTTTTTCATTCAGCCGCAGTACTGA
- a CDS encoding MFS transporter, translating to MTKTNSFSILLLALGVFGIITTEMGIVGVLPQITEKFQISTAQAGGLVSIFALVVAISGPFLTLLASGLNRKKVLLFTVLMFALSNLVYAYTEHFEMMLVFRILPALFHPVFFSIALVTAAQLVLPEKSTRAVTQVFAGITAGFAFGVPLTSYLAAKLSLEAAFGFAALVSLIALVGMLIGLPSLPVSQKISYGAQLRILRSARLWLNILAVVFIFAAMFSVYSYFSEYLTQVTHMSHVWISVMLMVFGVVMIAGNFGFGELLQRNRLRTVLVFPVLLILIFLLIHNWGYDWKMMIILILVWGIIHSGGLVVSQTWLMMESGDAPELGNSLFVSFSNLGITVGTAISGLFITHLGMDHLFWCGILFALAAFILIIIRVLGIQQNRRR from the coding sequence ATGACTAAAACTAATTCTTTTTCTATTTTGTTGCTGGCGCTTGGGGTATTTGGCATTATCACTACCGAAATGGGGATTGTAGGTGTGCTTCCTCAAATCACCGAGAAGTTCCAGATCTCTACCGCACAGGCTGGAGGGCTTGTTAGTATATTTGCGCTGGTCGTTGCTATTTCAGGGCCTTTTCTTACCCTGCTTGCTTCAGGCCTGAACCGCAAAAAGGTTCTGCTTTTTACTGTATTGATGTTTGCTCTGTCCAATCTGGTTTATGCCTATACCGAACATTTTGAAATGATGCTTGTTTTCCGAATTTTGCCGGCTCTTTTTCATCCTGTTTTTTTCTCTATTGCCCTTGTAACTGCAGCACAGCTGGTTCTGCCCGAAAAGAGTACACGTGCTGTAACACAGGTATTTGCCGGTATTACTGCAGGTTTTGCTTTTGGCGTGCCTCTAACCTCTTATCTGGCTGCCAAACTATCCCTTGAAGCGGCTTTTGGGTTTGCTGCACTGGTTAGCTTGATTGCGCTGGTAGGGATGCTGATTGGACTGCCTTCCCTTCCCGTGAGTCAAAAGATCTCTTACGGCGCACAATTACGCATTTTGCGAAGTGCCCGGTTATGGCTGAATATCCTGGCTGTTGTCTTTATTTTCGCAGCAATGTTCTCGGTATATAGCTATTTTTCCGAATATCTGACACAGGTTACTCATATGAGCCATGTATGGATCAGTGTAATGCTGATGGTGTTCGGAGTGGTTATGATCGCAGGTAATTTTGGATTCGGCGAGCTTTTGCAAAGAAACAGATTACGAACGGTGCTTGTCTTTCCTGTATTGCTGATTCTGATCTTTTTGCTAATACATAATTGGGGATACGATTGGAAAATGATGATTATACTCATTCTGGTCTGGGGCATTATTCATTCCGGTGGATTGGTCGTCAGCCAGACCTGGCTTATGATGGAATCAGGCGACGCGCCTGAGCTGGGGAATAGTCTGTTTGTATCCTTTTCCAATCTTGGTATTACTGTGGGTACGGCAATCAGTGGTCTGTTTATTACTCATCTGGGGATGGATCATCTATTCTGGTGTGGCATTCTATTTGCGCTGGCCGCTTTTATTTTAATTATAATTAGAGTACTGGGGATTCAGCAGAATAGACGCAGATAA
- a CDS encoding ArsR/SmtB family transcription factor, translated as MEPALIYKALANDTRRQIMVWLKHPEEYFDPSAYAREGISLKTGVCVADIQKKSGLAQSVISSYLASMQQARLLESERIGKWTYYRRNEQTIQEFYKYIRDEL; from the coding sequence ATGGAACCTGCACTTATTTACAAAGCTCTGGCAAATGACACCCGTCGGCAAATCATGGTATGGCTCAAACATCCCGAAGAATATTTTGATCCCAGTGCTTACGCACGTGAGGGAATCAGCCTGAAAACCGGTGTATGTGTAGCCGATATTCAGAAGAAATCCGGTCTGGCGCAATCTGTAATCTCCAGCTATCTGGCTTCGATGCAGCAAGCCCGGCTGCTTGAATCTGAACGAATCGGCAAATGGACATATTACCGTCGTAATGAACAGACGATTCAGGAGTTTTACAAATACATTCGTGATGAACTTTAA
- a CDS encoding CHAD domain-containing protein, producing MNQSMTTVNRKDKTEQWRSVLNDLYDKFQDHGQQAVKDYDDEAIHQARVNCRKLMTLMRILDPEQQTGLLPVFKKAQKRLGKVRDADVLIDAFKDRRKQSKEEGHGDEADLLKAAIEEHKEQRQFYRKKLVKKLPKLQGKKLKRQWKDFMDNQLPTLAIQADVNRMMRELEIAYDQKKQVYRQTAKAEGIEAAETLDSLHKVRIAAKELRYTAEAAEFALNSKFRDHEETYKKIQKELGTINDTHVWIESLEELDAKEMGVDEEVRTRFVDKLRAEMIAAIQEQQRAI from the coding sequence GTGAATCAAAGTATGACGACAGTCAATCGCAAAGACAAAACGGAGCAGTGGAGAAGCGTACTAAATGATTTATACGATAAATTCCAGGATCATGGACAGCAGGCAGTCAAGGATTATGACGATGAAGCGATCCATCAGGCCCGGGTCAATTGCCGCAAATTAATGACCCTGATGCGCATTCTGGACCCCGAACAGCAGACCGGTCTGCTACCGGTATTCAAAAAAGCCCAGAAGCGTCTTGGCAAAGTACGTGATGCGGATGTGCTGATCGATGCCTTCAAAGATCGGCGCAAGCAGTCCAAGGAAGAAGGTCACGGTGACGAAGCCGATCTGCTCAAAGCGGCCATCGAAGAACACAAGGAACAGCGGCAATTTTACCGGAAAAAGCTGGTCAAAAAATTGCCCAAGCTGCAGGGCAAAAAGCTCAAACGGCAGTGGAAAGACTTTATGGACAACCAGCTGCCTACTCTGGCTATCCAGGCCGATGTGAACCGGATGATGAGAGAACTTGAGATCGCTTACGATCAGAAAAAGCAGGTATACCGCCAGACTGCCAAAGCGGAAGGTATCGAAGCCGCCGAGACACTGGATAGCCTGCACAAAGTGCGGATCGCAGCCAAAGAGCTGCGTTATACAGCGGAGGCTGCAGAATTTGCTTTGAACTCCAAATTCCGCGATCATGAAGAAACGTACAAAAAGATCCAAAAAGAGCTGGGTACAATCAATGATACCCATGTATGGATCGAATCGCTGGAAGAACTGGATGCCAAGGAAATGGGCGTAGATGAAGAAGTACGCACTCGTTTTGTGGACAAGCTGCGTGCCGAGATGATTGCTGCGATTCAGGAGCAGCAGCGTGCTATTTAA
- a CDS encoding PPK2 family polyphosphate kinase yields MSKSSKNWFLAKGDSIDLKDIDPGYTGDYHSKEDTESEKAELTEIFEKLQPKLFASGKKSVLFVFQGMDCSGKDGVINKVFSISNPAGIHIHSFKAPTTEERNHDYLWRAHQHVAGYGYISAFNRSYYEDVLITRVHGQIDDPTAKQRFKQINHFEKMLEENGVRVVKIFLHISKEFQLKKLIDRVEKPHKNWKFDKGDLQERKYWDDYQKCYEDVFKHCASDDHPWHIIPADNRWYRDLAVLQIVVRTLQEMDLSYPDPIPELQEHLPDMYAELEKLKKK; encoded by the coding sequence ATGTCCAAATCATCCAAAAACTGGTTTCTGGCCAAAGGCGATTCTATCGATCTAAAAGATATTGATCCAGGCTACACCGGAGATTACCACTCCAAAGAAGATACCGAATCGGAAAAAGCCGAGCTGACTGAAATATTCGAAAAGCTGCAGCCCAAGCTGTTCGCAAGCGGCAAAAAGTCGGTCTTGTTTGTTTTTCAGGGAATGGATTGCAGTGGTAAAGATGGCGTGATCAACAAAGTATTCTCTATTTCCAATCCGGCAGGGATTCATATTCACAGCTTCAAGGCACCGACAACAGAGGAGCGGAATCATGATTATCTGTGGCGGGCGCATCAGCATGTAGCTGGTTATGGATATATCAGTGCCTTTAACCGCTCCTATTATGAAGATGTGCTGATCACGAGAGTGCATGGACAGATCGATGATCCTACCGCCAAGCAGCGGTTCAAGCAGATCAACCATTTCGAAAAGATGCTGGAAGAAAATGGAGTGCGTGTCGTCAAAATTTTCCTGCACATCTCCAAGGAATTCCAACTCAAAAAGCTGATTGATCGTGTAGAAAAGCCGCACAAGAACTGGAAGTTCGATAAAGGTGATCTGCAGGAGCGCAAGTATTGGGATGATTACCAGAAATGTTATGAAGATGTATTCAAGCACTGTGCATCCGATGATCATCCATGGCATATTATTCCGGCAGACAATCGCTGGTATCGTGATCTGGCTGTCCTGCAGATTGTCGTACGTACCCTGCAAGAGATGGATTTGTCCTACCCGGACCCGATTCCCGAACTTCAGGAGCATCTGCCGGATATGTACGCCGAACTGGAAAAGCTCAAAAAGAAATAA
- a CDS encoding NUDIX domain-containing protein — protein MASKRKIIVTGGAIIRDEYNRILWQKRGDSHDWGLPGGGMKPGEAIEETMIREVKEETGLEVIASQLYAVYTGERLEYTYPSGDDVVFVMFIFDIQADLAGKLEDDGVTLKYNDPDGESTTLLFCSIDEMKLEQVNRAQRPLVEDLRNDRQGDILRS, from the coding sequence ATGGCCAGTAAAAGAAAAATTATCGTAACCGGCGGAGCGATTATTCGTGACGAGTACAACCGGATTCTATGGCAAAAGCGTGGTGACTCCCATGACTGGGGATTGCCGGGAGGCGGGATGAAACCGGGGGAGGCGATTGAAGAGACGATGATTCGGGAGGTCAAGGAAGAGACCGGGCTGGAAGTCATCGCCAGCCAGCTCTATGCGGTATATACCGGTGAACGGCTTGAGTATACTTATCCCAGCGGAGATGATGTGGTATTTGTCATGTTTATTTTCGATATCCAGGCCGACCTGGCAGGCAAGCTGGAGGACGATGGTGTGACACTGAAATATAATGATCCCGATGGTGAATCGACTACATTGCTCTTTTGCAGCATAGATGAGATGAAGCTGGAGCAGGTCAACCGTGCGCAGCGTCCATTGGTAGAAGATCTGCGTAACGATCGCCAGGGTGATATTTTGCGAAGCTGA
- a CDS encoding NUDIX hydrolase has product MKSIFAKWINRIPRDWLVWMYRHMPLNRFKNWAVRRSQHHFLVAVLGVFTNEKGEVLLLRHSYREQEPWGIPGGWMELEQPEHGLKREIREETGLEVHIDRLEKAIQRSDPNCVDLIFSGEVRAGTFVASSEITDIMYCRAGDWPKGLPRSQQLIIQGILDRRLLRAQTAKEMEKI; this is encoded by the coding sequence GTGAAATCAATATTTGCCAAATGGATTAACCGTATACCAAGAGACTGGCTCGTATGGATGTACCGTCATATGCCGCTGAACCGCTTCAAAAATTGGGCGGTTCGTCGTTCTCAGCACCATTTTCTGGTTGCGGTGCTGGGCGTATTTACCAATGAAAAAGGCGAAGTGCTGCTGCTGCGCCATTCGTATCGTGAGCAGGAGCCATGGGGAATCCCTGGTGGGTGGATGGAGCTGGAGCAGCCCGAACATGGACTAAAGCGCGAGATACGGGAAGAGACAGGACTGGAAGTACATATTGATCGATTGGAAAAAGCGATTCAGCGCAGCGATCCCAATTGTGTGGATCTGATTTTTAGTGGAGAAGTGCGGGCAGGAACCTTTGTGGCCAGCAGCGAAATTACAGATATTATGTACTGCCGGGCTGGGGATTGGCCCAAAGGATTGCCCCGGTCGCAGCAGCTGATTATTCAGGGGATTCTGGATCGCCGTCTATTACGGGCACAGACTGCCAAAGAAATGGAGAAAATCTAA
- the deoC gene encoding deoxyribose-phosphate aldolase: MRQSEIDYAHIGRMLDVSAVRTDVTVDEVDQLIDIVKQYHCICASPMPYMTEYVIKQLANVPDTVVTGVVGFPSGADTTSMKIHTAREMLDIGCKELDMVINVGALKSGNGELVIQDIAAVVEAAEQVPVKAILEIAYLTDDEIRRGSEWIVQAGAAFVKTGTGWGPRPTTVDTIRLIKSVIGDAALIKAAGGIRDLDTLLLMKEAGCDRFGIGVRSALTILQDAYDRAGITVDSAVRTGLSSAANLTDTY; this comes from the coding sequence ATGAGACAATCCGAAATCGATTATGCCCATATCGGACGCATGCTGGATGTGAGTGCAGTACGTACAGATGTGACGGTAGATGAAGTGGACCAGCTGATTGATATCGTAAAACAATATCATTGTATATGCGCTAGTCCGATGCCTTATATGACGGAATATGTGATTAAGCAGCTGGCAAATGTGCCGGATACGGTAGTTACCGGTGTAGTGGGATTTCCTTCGGGTGCAGATACTACTTCTATGAAAATACACACGGCCAGGGAAATGCTGGATATTGGCTGTAAAGAGCTGGATATGGTTATTAATGTAGGAGCCCTAAAGTCCGGGAATGGCGAACTGGTCATACAGGATATTGCAGCCGTGGTCGAAGCCGCTGAACAGGTACCGGTCAAAGCGATTCTGGAGATTGCCTATCTAACCGATGACGAGATTCGCCGGGGTAGCGAATGGATTGTTCAGGCAGGTGCTGCTTTTGTAAAAACAGGAACCGGTTGGGGACCACGTCCGACAACAGTAGATACGATCCGGCTGATTAAATCTGTAATCGGTGATGCCGCTTTGATCAAAGCAGCCGGAGGGATTCGTGATCTGGATACCCTGCTGCTGATGAAGGAAGCAGGCTGCGATCGGTTCGGCATCGGTGTGCGATCGGCGCTGACTATTTTACAGGATGCCTATGATCGGGCGGGTATAACTGTTGACTCAGCGGTTCGAACAGGATTGTCTTCGGCAGCTAACCTCACTGACACATACTAA
- a CDS encoding xylulokinase yields MITKNDLWKVTIMPNIIAYDLGTGGVKASLYNERLQTIARSFVEYETFYPQPDWHEQRPDDWWKGIRETTKQLLASSRIAASAIDCISLSGHSLVSVPVSRQAGCLQEYVPIWSDRRADKEAEHFFRLIDEREWYMKTGNGFPAGCYPLFKLMWLNRHHPDLFARIDKVLGSKDYINYRLTGQLATDHSYASGIGAYDLNKGQLMEEMLEAAGLSSELFPDIVPSHQIIGQVTAEASAYTGLQQGTPVACGGVDNACMALGAVGAKEGQVYMSLGSSSWIPVNSSQPVLDAQTRPYVFAHIAEGMYTSAYSIFAGGSSLRWVRDTLCMELADRADAYEQMNQWAADVPIGSNGIIFNPSLAGGSSQDRSVHIRGGYVGLHLGTTRADMIRAAMEGIAMNLRISLDQLQQHTRIENRMLICGGGSQSPLWMQIFADIFGMDTVKTNIDQDAASLGAAAIAARTAGWWNDYRMIDTLHTVENTFVPDPVCREQYRQLMPVFRHVNQIAAQLGDYMHQHSISLEMNTAGKAGKIEKTDSASYPIGSVKGVSGYEW; encoded by the coding sequence ATGATAACCAAAAATGATCTGTGGAAGGTGACGATCATGCCGAATATTATTGCCTACGATTTGGGTACCGGAGGAGTCAAAGCTTCGCTGTATAACGAGAGACTGCAGACGATTGCACGGTCGTTTGTGGAATACGAGACATTTTATCCGCAGCCGGATTGGCATGAGCAGCGGCCAGACGACTGGTGGAAAGGAATTCGGGAAACTACGAAACAGCTGCTAGCGTCCTCAAGGATTGCTGCATCAGCGATTGATTGTATTAGTCTGTCAGGACATAGTCTGGTGAGTGTGCCGGTGAGCAGACAGGCTGGATGTTTGCAAGAATATGTACCGATCTGGTCAGACCGCCGCGCAGACAAAGAAGCGGAGCACTTTTTCCGCCTTATCGATGAGCGGGAATGGTATATGAAGACAGGTAATGGGTTTCCGGCAGGCTGTTATCCACTGTTCAAATTAATGTGGCTAAACAGGCATCATCCCGACCTGTTTGCCCGTATTGATAAGGTGCTCGGTTCCAAAGACTATATCAATTATCGGCTTACCGGCCAGCTGGCTACAGATCATTCCTATGCTTCCGGTATTGGGGCTTATGATCTGAACAAGGGACAGCTAATGGAGGAGATGCTGGAGGCAGCCGGGTTATCCAGTGAGCTGTTTCCGGATATTGTTCCTTCACATCAGATAATTGGACAGGTAACTGCGGAAGCCTCAGCCTATACAGGACTGCAGCAAGGAACACCTGTCGCCTGCGGAGGAGTGGACAATGCCTGTATGGCACTCGGAGCAGTAGGCGCAAAGGAAGGACAGGTGTACATGTCACTGGGATCATCCAGCTGGATTCCGGTCAATTCCAGTCAGCCGGTGCTGGATGCACAGACGCGGCCCTATGTATTCGCTCATATTGCCGAAGGCATGTATACGAGTGCGTATTCTATTTTTGCCGGTGGCAGCTCGCTGCGCTGGGTGAGAGACACCTTATGCATGGAGCTGGCAGACCGGGCAGATGCCTATGAGCAGATGAATCAGTGGGCGGCCGATGTTCCGATTGGTTCCAACGGAATTATATTCAATCCCAGTCTGGCAGGCGGTAGTTCCCAGGATCGCAGTGTGCATATTCGTGGAGGTTATGTGGGACTGCATCTGGGAACAACGCGAGCGGATATGATCCGGGCAGCCATGGAAGGAATTGCAATGAATTTGCGGATATCGCTGGATCAGCTGCAGCAGCATACAAGGATAGAAAATCGTATGCTGATCTGCGGTGGCGGCAGTCAAAGTCCGCTGTGGATGCAGATATTTGCCGATATTTTTGGTATGGATACAGTCAAAACCAATATCGATCAGGACGCGGCTTCGCTGGGTGCGGCTGCTATTGCTGCCCGGACAGCAGGCTGGTGGAACGATTACCGTATGATCGATACGCTTCATACGGTCGAAAATACATTTGTGCCAGATCCTGTTTGTCGTGAGCAGTATCGTCAGTTAATGCCGGTATTCCGGCATGTTAATCAGATTGCTGCGCAGCTGGGTGATTATATGCATCAGCATTCTATCTCACTGGAAATGAATACAGCCGGCAAAGCTGGCAAGATCGAAAAGACGGACAGCGCATCATACCCTATTGGATCAGTCAAAGGAGTGAGCGGATATGAATGGTAA
- a CDS encoding GolD/DthD family dehydrogenase: MNGNLYDTTFRLDGKTAVITGAASGIGLATAQLFAEKGASVALLDLHLEQAQRAAEGIEYSAAFEVNVADSESVRKAITQVQEKLGHIDILVNSAGIGPVEWAEDYPEADWHRTMEVNMNGMFFMSQQVGREMIAAQQGGKIISLASQAGIVAIDRHVAYSASKAAVISITRSLAHEWGKHNIQVNAISPTATYTPLITGYWEGEIKEEAIRNTPVGRFAEPGEIAAAALFLASGSANMITGANLVVDGGYTIH; encoded by the coding sequence ATGAATGGTAATCTGTACGATACAACGTTTCGGCTGGATGGAAAGACCGCTGTGATTACAGGAGCAGCGTCGGGAATTGGTCTGGCAACAGCGCAGCTATTTGCAGAAAAGGGAGCATCGGTCGCACTGCTGGATCTTCACCTGGAACAAGCACAGCGAGCAGCAGAAGGAATAGAATACAGCGCTGCTTTTGAAGTGAATGTGGCAGACAGTGAATCGGTACGAAAAGCAATAACGCAGGTTCAGGAGAAACTTGGCCATATTGATATTCTGGTGAACAGTGCAGGCATTGGACCGGTAGAATGGGCAGAAGATTATCCCGAAGCAGATTGGCACCGGACGATGGAAGTCAATATGAATGGCATGTTTTTCATGTCCCAGCAGGTGGGCAGGGAGATGATTGCAGCGCAGCAGGGCGGCAAAATTATCAGTCTGGCTTCACAGGCAGGGATAGTAGCTATTGATCGGCATGTAGCTTATAGCGCGAGCAAAGCAGCGGTTATTTCTATTACCCGATCACTCGCTCACGAATGGGGCAAACATAATATTCAGGTCAATGCGATCTCGCCGACAGCTACCTATACACCACTGATTACCGGTTATTGGGAAGGCGAGATCAAGGAAGAAGCCATTCGCAATACACCAGTCGGACGCTTTGCCGAGCCAGGGGAGATTGCTGCAGCTGCATTGTTCCTGGCCAGCGGCTCCGCGAATATGATTACCGGAGCGAATCTGGTAGTGGATGGAGGATATACGATTCATTGA